In a genomic window of bacterium:
- a CDS encoding OmpA family protein — protein sequence MLAASWLLGGCVMQSTYNSMLAQQQSLEAALQSEISAQQVEIEQLKNGIRVRMADALLYGEGQVALSEKGIRALDAVAPQFAGETYEIDVVGNTDDLPIAAAFAGRFPSNWELAGERASIVVRHLQAQGVDPGRMRAISAGQYHPVAPNDSAAGRAQNRRTEILLRPR from the coding sequence GTGCTCGCGGCCTCCTGGCTGCTCGGCGGCTGCGTCATGCAGTCGACCTACAACTCGATGCTCGCACAGCAGCAGTCGCTGGAGGCGGCGTTGCAGTCGGAGATCTCGGCCCAGCAGGTCGAGATCGAGCAGCTGAAGAACGGCATCCGCGTGCGCATGGCCGACGCGCTGCTCTACGGCGAGGGCCAGGTCGCCCTCAGCGAGAAGGGCATCAGGGCCCTCGATGCCGTGGCGCCGCAGTTCGCGGGCGAGACCTACGAGATCGACGTCGTCGGCAACACCGACGATCTGCCGATCGCCGCCGCGTTCGCCGGCCGCTTCCCGAGCAACTGGGAGCTCGCCGGTGAGCGTGCCTCGATCGTCGTCCGCCACCTCCAGGCGCAGGGCGTGGACCCCGGCCGCATGCGCGCGATCTCCGCCGGCCAATACCATCCGGTCGCGCCGAACGACTCGGCCGCCGGGCGCGCCCAGAACCGCCGCACCGAGATCCTGCTCCGTCCGCGCTGA